A single Lolium perenne isolate Kyuss_39 chromosome 6, Kyuss_2.0, whole genome shotgun sequence DNA region contains:
- the LOC127306412 gene encoding protein NRT1/ PTR FAMILY 7.3: protein MVMAPNSIDSKTISPITEDGSMDRRGNPAVKAKTGKWKSSILLLVNYGLVTCAFFGVGVNLVVFLRRVLHQDNAEAANSISKWTGTVYIFSLIGAFMSDSYWGRYITCAIFQMIYVTGLVILSLASWFLLVKPSGCGDPETQCNPPSTAGVALFYLSTYMIAFGNGGYQPSIATLGSDQFDETDPDEARSKVAFFSYFYLALNVGSLFSNTVLVYYEDAGQWVMGFWVSTGAATLALVLFLLGTPNYRYFKPSGNPLTRIAQVLVAACRKWRTDAPARGELLHELDGDEAYREAGIRKILHSDQLRYLDKAATVTEEDYCQQENLKNPWRVCTVTQVEEVKCILKMLPIWLCTIVYSVVFTQMASLFVEQGTTMNTSIGSFHVPAASMSVFDILSVLAFIAIYRRVLVPVMARLSGNPQGLTELQRMGVGLVIGMAAMVVAGVVEVERLKRVPASMPDQPSSLSVLWQVPQYALIGASEVFMYVGQLEFFNGQAPDGVKSFGSSLCMASISLGNYVSIMLVSMVTTLTAGDRRPGWIPGNLNSGHLDRFYFLLAALSLVDLAVYVACAMWYKGIKLDSNGERGKVAVHV, encoded by the exons ATGGTGATGGCTCCGAACAGCATCGACTCGAAGACCATATCACCCATCACTGAAGATGGGTCCATGGACAGGCGTGGGAACCCGGCAGTCAAGGCAAAAACTGGGAAATGGAAATCTTCCATCCTGCTTCTAG TGAACTACGGACTTGTGACATGCGCCTTCTTCGGCGTCGGGGTGAATCTGGTGGTGTTCCTCCGGAGGGTGCTCCACCAGGACAACGCCGAGGCTGCTAACAGCATCAGCAAATGGACCGGCACTGTCTACATCTTCTCCCTCATTGGTGCCTTCATGAGCGATTCCTACTGGGGCCGCTACATCACCTGCGCCATCTTCCAGATGATCTATGTCACG GGCCTGGTGATACTGTCGCTCGCTTCATGGTTCCTGCTGGTGAAGCCGTCAGGGTGTGGCGACCCAGAGACGCAGTGCAATCCACCGTCAACGGCAGGGGTGGCGTTGTTCTACCTGTCCACATACATGATCGCGTTCGGGAACGGCGGTTACCAGCCATCCATTGCGACGCTGGGGTCGGACCAGTTCGACGAGACTGACCCGGACGAGGCGCGCTCCAAGGTGGCCTTCTTCAGCTACTTCTACCTGGCCCTCAACGTGGGCTCCCTCTTCTCCAACACGGTGCTTGTGTACTACGAGGATGCGGGCCAGTGGGTCATGGGGTTCTGGGTCTCCACGGGCGCGGCAACGCTGGCGTTGGTGCTCTTCCTCCTCGGCACCCCCAACTACCGCTACTTCAAACCCAGCGGCAACCCGCTGACCCGCATCGCGCAGGTGCTCGTCGCTGCGTGCCGCAAGTGGCGCACCGACGCGCCGGCCCGCGGCGAGCTGCTCCATGAGCTGGACGGTGACGAGGCGTACAGGGAGGCCGGCATCCGGAAGATCCTGCACAGCGACCAGCTCAGGTATCTTGACAAGGCCGCGACGGTGACTGAGGAGGACTACTGCCAGCAGGAAAACTTGAAAAACCCATGGAGGGTCTGCACAGTGACGCAGGTGGAGGAGGTGAAGTGCATCCTGAAGATGCTGCCCATCTGGCTGTGCACCATCGTGTACTCGGTGGTGTTCACCCAGATGGCCTCATTGTTCGTGGAGCAAGGCACCACCATGAACACCAGCATCGGGTCGTTCCACGTGCCGGCGGCGAGCATGTCGGTGTTCGACATCTTGAGCGTGCTGGCGTTCATTGCCATCTACCGACGCGTGCTGGTGCCGGTCATGGCAAGGCTGTCGGGGAACCCGCAGGGGCTGACGGAGCTTCAGCGCATGGGCGTCGGGCTCGTGATCGGCATGGCAGCAATGGTGGTGGCGggcgtggtggaggtggagcggcTGAAGCGGGTGCCCGCGTCCATGCCGGATCAGCCAAGCTCCCTGAGCGTGCTGTGGCAGGTGCCGCAGTACGCGCTGATCGGGGCTTCTGAGGTGTTCATGTACGTGGGGCAGCTAGAGTTCTTCAACGGACAGGCACCCGACGGTGTCAAGAGCTTCGGCAGCTCGCTGTGCATGGCATCCATCTCGCTCGGGAACTACGTCAGCATCATGCTGGTCAGCATGGTCACCACCCTCACCGCCGGGGACAGGAGGCCCGGCTGGATCCCGGGGAACCTCAACTCCGGCCACCTCGACAGGTTTTACTTCCTCCTCGCTGCGCTCTCACTCGTCGACCTCGCCGTGTACGTGGCCTGCGCGATGTGGTACAAGGGCATCAAGCTCGACAGCAACGGAGAAAGGGGAAAAGTGGCCGTGCACGTTTAG